CCACCGGGGATGTTGAAGAGTGGGTCTACACCAAGTTCATCCTTCAGTCGCTGACTGAGTGCCTCGTGGTCTGCAGGGGCGATAGTCGCAGGGTCGCTGAAAGTCTGGACCCGTTTCTTGTCTCCATCCAACATCAAGCACACAGGTTGCTGGGCATCCATGTAGAGAGGACCAGAATACTTTAGCATGTGGTCACCTCCTCCAGGAGAGACGCGTATTTCAAGTCGCGCTACATCGCCCGGGTCCAAAGTTTTAGACGCGTGGGAAGCAATAAGCGCCGCCAACTCGTCTTCGACTAAAACACGTACCTTTTGCGAAGGTACCTTGCCAAGACGAATCAACGCTGCCGATGGAGAGCTTTGGGGTAGAACCCGGGCTAACCCGCTTCCGTTGTCCTCGAAAACCTTAATGGCATTATCAGGAAGTCCATTTAGAAATTCGGGTGAGTGTGTTGATAAAACGACCTGATGTTTGTGAAGCTTTATCTGCTCGAGCAAAAATCTTAGAACCGCCCTTTGAGCGCCCGGATGCAGGGAGGTTTCCGGCTCGTCGAGCAATATAAGAGAATAAGGCTCAGCGTTAAGAATTTCCGTTACCAATCGGACGGCGGCAATCTCACCGCTTCCGGCGAATGCTTCCGAGTACTCTGCGCCGCGTCGAAAGACCACGCTCATGTCTCGCCCGCGGGCGCCGGGATAAAGCGAGTGTTTTATCAGTCGAGCGGACTCATAGGTGCGTCCTAGAATCCGACAGACTTGGGGAAGTTCGTCATTTTTTCTTAGGTCGCGATTCTCGAACAATCGCTCGATTCCTGGCCCCAGTTTGTAGCTTTGGCGTCCGGACTCCTTTATCGTTTTTAGTCGACGCGCTTCGAGTTGCATAACTTTTCGCATTTCGTCGTTCTTGTCGAAATCGTCGAAATAGAAATATCGGTCGAAGGAGCCAAACGCCGCTTTTAAATTTACGTAAACAACCTTCCGCTTAACTGGATTCCAGCGGTCGGCGTCTTTGCCTTCAAATGCAGCATCTGGCAGTGCTTTCATTCCATCTGCCTCGCTTAGCCGATAAGGTTCCCAGTAATCTGCCTTCTTTCCAATGCGTGCTTTTCTAGTCTCGACTGTGCCGTTGTATGATTCGTTCCAGTGGCCGTAGAAATACCGTTGCGGGGAACCGCGCCGAGTTGAGATAGGGTCCAGTGCAGTTGCAAACCAGAATTTATGAGTGGAGTTCCCAAATGGCATTCCCCAAAGTGCGTGCAAGATTGAGCTTTTGCCGATGCCATTTGCGCCTACCAAAGCCGTCAGCGGGAAGTCAAAATCGATGCGTGTTCCTGGTGCAATGCTTTTGAATTTTGGGAACACCGCATGGGTAATATAGTGCTTCAAAGGTTTTCCTGGTTTGAAGCCTTCGATGACATTTGCCAGCGTTTCGATTTCTTTTTCGTCCGACATTTATATCCTCGTTTTTCCTTCTTGGCTTTGATTTTTTTCGCAGATTCAAACGTCGCGAGTTGTAAAGTTAGGTAGCCCAGTCCGCCGAAAGTGATTCGGCCTGTCGCAGCACGATTTCAGTCGCCTCTTCCTGCCGGTCCGGCGGATATTTGTATCGACGCAGCAAGGTCTTTACCATCACGCGCAGCCGAGCGCGTACCGAATCCCGCACCGCCCAGTCCACAGTAACCGACTTGCGCAGGCTCATCGTCAGCTCCACTGCAATCTTCTTCAGCGTCGCGTCCCCGAGGTCGCGCACCGCGGCCTCATTGGTCGCCAGTGCGTCGTAGAACGCCATCTCGTCCCGATTGAGGCCCAGTTCCTCCCCGCGACGCGCAGCCTCCTGGAACTTCCTGGCCATCTCGATGAGCTCTTCGATGACCTGCGCGGTTTCGACCGCGCGGTTGCGATACCGGGTCAGGCTCTGCTGCAGCAACTCGGAGAATTTGGCCTGCTGCACCACGTTGGTCTTGAAGCGCGACTTGATGTCGTCTTTAAGTAGCCGCTCCAGAAGTTCCACCGCCAGGTTGCGCTCTTTCATGTGGCGCACGTCTTCAAGGAATTCATCGGAGAGCACACCAATGTTGGGCTTGTTCAACCCTGCCGCCTGGAAGATGTCGATGACCTCCGCGCTGATGACCGCCTTGGAGATGATTTGTCGCAGCGCGTGTTCCTTCTGGTCGTCGCTGAGCTTCTTGTCTTTTGTTTCGTGCTTGGTGATGGCCGATTTCACTGCCTGCAGGAAAGCCAGCTCATCGCGGTGGACCAATGCCCCTCGGAGCGTGCCGCATAGCGCAAAGGCCTTGGTCGCCGCCAGCACGTTGTCGGCGAAGCGGCGCTTGCCGTCGTCCAGGCCGAGCACATGGTTGGCGACCGTTGGCAGCAACTGCCAGGCCTGGGCGCGGAAGTCGGCGTAGTCGCAGCCGTCCAGCAAGTCGTGCAGCACGTCCATCTTCTCTTCCAGCACCGCCAGTGCTTCCGTACTGTCGATGGTGGGCCGACCCTTGCCCTTAGCCTGGGTGTAGTCCTTCAGCGCGGCTTTCAGTTCGTTGGCGATGCCGATGTAGTCGACCACCAGGCCGCCGGGCTTGCTGCCGAAGACCCGGTTCACCCGCGCAATAGCCTGCATCAGGTTATGGCCCTTCATCGGCTTGTCGATGTACATGGTGTGCATGCACGGTGCGTCGAAGCCGGTCAGCCACATGTCGCGCACGATGACGAGCTTGAACGGGTCGCCCGGGTCCTTGTAGCGCCGCTCAAGGCGCTTCTTCACGTCCTTGCTGTAAATGTGCGGTCGGAGCAGCGGCTTGTCGGAGGCCGAGCCTGTCATCACAATCTTGACGGCGCCTTTCTCCGGGTCGGGGTCGTGCCACTCGGGTCGCAGCGCGACGATGGCGTCATAGAGGTGCACGCAGATGTCGCGGCTCATCGCTACGACCATCGCCTTGCCGTCCATCACCGTCTGGCGGCTCTCGAA
Above is a window of Variovorax sp. RA8 DNA encoding:
- a CDS encoding ATP-dependent nuclease — protein: MSDEKEIETLANVIEGFKPGKPLKHYITHAVFPKFKSIAPGTRIDFDFPLTALVGANGIGKSSILHALWGMPFGNSTHKFWFATALDPISTRRGSPQRYFYGHWNESYNGTVETRKARIGKKADYWEPYRLSEADGMKALPDAAFEGKDADRWNPVKRKVVYVNLKAAFGSFDRYFYFDDFDKNDEMRKVMQLEARRLKTIKESGRQSYKLGPGIERLFENRDLRKNDELPQVCRILGRTYESARLIKHSLYPGARGRDMSVVFRRGAEYSEAFAGSGEIAAVRLVTEILNAEPYSLILLDEPETSLHPGAQRAVLRFLLEQIKLHKHQVVLSTHSPEFLNGLPDNAIKVFEDNGSGLARVLPQSSPSAALIRLGKVPSQKVRVLVEDELAALIASHASKTLDPGDVARLEIRVSPGGGDHMLKYSGPLYMDAQQPVCLMLDGDKKRVQTFSDPATIAPADHEALSQRLKDELGVDPLFNIPGGAGTAEHKTAKVNSQLGYLAWLRKRVAFLPQKLPEQILLEHYEPGQGHADNTRDEVKEALVHLVTEGEDVGEYGAAEILTWAKLKIAKIPANNSDISAIRSQLKTWLENI